A stretch of Kiritimatiellaceae bacterium DNA encodes these proteins:
- the modA gene encoding molybdate ABC transporter substrate-binding protein — protein MTGKRIVWAGLILAAVLAALLFLISKPHETASGGNPLLVYCAAGVKPPVVELAKRYEFESGVKIQIQYGGSGTLLSNIEVSRKGDLYVAADHSYIELAAKKGLIAEVLPLAYQHPVIAVPKGNPKNIRRLEDLLQSGVRLALGNPESASVGKQTKQLLERAGIWDAVKKQVEQNGVFKPTVPDVANDVKLGAVDAGIIWDATAAQYPELEAVNVPLFDSVRDEVSVAVLNSSEQPTAALRFARWLNSKIGNEVFKTCGFEAVDGDVWAAHPEITFFCGSVNRRAVDATVKEFEQREGVTVNTIYNGCGTLTGQMKVIKQKEGSAGFPDVYMACDRYYLNNVRDWFQEDIDVSDAAIVIAVPKGNPKNIQGVADLTKENIRIAVGQPEQCTIGALTRIMLEKMNVYGSVMSNVVTQTASSAMLIPAVTTKSVDAAIAYITDTKSESDKVDVIRIDSPFAIAVQPFSVACSSEHKFLGRRLFGKIAASEKRFEDAGFNFRLKK, from the coding sequence ATGACAGGGAAACGAATTGTCTGGGCCGGATTGATACTTGCGGCGGTACTGGCTGCACTGCTTTTTCTGATTTCGAAACCGCACGAGACCGCCTCCGGCGGGAACCCGCTGCTGGTTTATTGCGCGGCCGGCGTCAAGCCGCCGGTTGTTGAACTGGCGAAGCGGTACGAATTTGAATCCGGCGTGAAGATTCAGATTCAGTACGGCGGTTCCGGCACGCTTCTCAGCAATATCGAAGTGTCCCGCAAGGGCGACCTCTACGTTGCCGCCGATCACAGCTATATCGAGCTCGCGGCGAAGAAAGGGCTGATTGCCGAAGTCCTTCCGCTGGCTTACCAGCATCCGGTCATTGCTGTGCCGAAGGGAAACCCGAAAAATATCCGGCGGCTGGAAGATTTGCTTCAGTCCGGCGTTCGCCTTGCGCTTGGCAATCCGGAATCCGCCTCGGTTGGTAAACAAACCAAACAGCTTTTGGAACGTGCCGGTATCTGGGATGCCGTGAAAAAACAGGTTGAGCAGAACGGAGTTTTTAAGCCGACCGTTCCGGATGTGGCCAACGATGTGAAGCTGGGCGCGGTTGATGCCGGAATCATCTGGGATGCCACGGCGGCGCAGTATCCGGAGCTGGAAGCGGTGAACGTACCGCTGTTCGATTCCGTGCGCGATGAAGTCAGTGTCGCGGTACTTAACTCCAGCGAGCAGCCGACCGCCGCGCTGCGTTTCGCCCGCTGGCTCAACAGCAAGATCGGAAACGAAGTGTTCAAAACGTGCGGCTTCGAGGCCGTTGACGGCGATGTCTGGGCCGCACATCCGGAGATTACTTTTTTCTGCGGATCGGTGAACCGCCGGGCTGTGGATGCCACCGTAAAAGAATTTGAACAACGCGAAGGCGTCACGGTGAACACCATTTATAACGGATGCGGAACCCTTACCGGACAGATGAAGGTCATTAAACAGAAAGAGGGCAGCGCGGGGTTTCCCGACGTTTACATGGCGTGTGACCGCTACTATCTCAACAACGTCCGCGACTGGTTTCAGGAAGATATCGACGTTTCCGACGCGGCTATCGTGATTGCCGTGCCGAAAGGAAATCCGAAAAATATTCAAGGCGTCGCCGATCTCACCAAAGAAAATATCCGCATTGCCGTCGGCCAGCCCGAACAGTGCACGATCGGCGCACTGACTCGCATCATGCTGGAGAAGATGAATGTGTACGGCAGTGTCATGAGCAACGTGGTGACGCAGACGGCGTCGTCCGCCATGCTGATACCGGCGGTGACGACCAAGTCGGTTGATGCGGCGATCGCCTATATCACCGACACCAAATCGGAAAGCGATAAAGTGGACGTGATCCGGATCGACTCGCCGTTTGCGATCGCCGTTCAGCCTTTCAGTGTGGCGTGTTCCAGCGAACATAAATTTCTTGGACGCCGCCTGTTCGGAAAAATCGCGGCGTCCGAAAAGCGCTTTGAAGACGCCGGATTCAACTTCCGGCTGAAAAAGTGA
- a CDS encoding sigma-70 family RNA polymerase sigma factor, whose translation MPHTDPTATDEALMLRFRDTLDDAAFDVLMDRYYGRALTIAGSRIFDRSLAQDAVQETFIRMVRERKKYDGRKFSPWFYTILRNICTDFVRREMRHRDKMDALSVVIPDDAPSDKRNDFDELIAALPPTDRELLVYRYVQGLSFQEISELMDITEDTAKKRGQRALQKLRDTFVPPDGERA comes from the coding sequence ATGCCGCACACCGATCCTACAGCCACAGACGAAGCGCTGATGCTGCGTTTCCGCGATACGCTCGACGACGCCGCATTCGACGTCCTTATGGATCGGTACTACGGACGGGCACTGACCATCGCCGGAAGCCGCATCTTTGACCGTTCGCTGGCGCAGGACGCCGTGCAGGAAACGTTTATCCGGATGGTTCGCGAACGGAAAAAATACGACGGACGGAAATTTTCGCCGTGGTTCTATACGATCCTGCGCAATATCTGCACCGACTTCGTCCGGCGCGAAATGCGCCACCGCGATAAAATGGATGCGCTGTCCGTTGTAATCCCGGACGATGCGCCGTCAGACAAACGGAATGATTTTGATGAACTGATTGCCGCACTGCCGCCGACGGATCGCGAGCTTCTGGTTTACCGCTATGTGCAGGGCCTTTCCTTTCAGGAAATTTCGGAACTGATGGACATTACTGAGGACACCGCCAAGAAGCGCGGACAGCGGGCTCTGCAAAAACTCCGTGATACATTTGTCCCCCCGGACGGCGAGAGAGCGTAG
- a CDS encoding TonB-dependent receptor plug domain-containing protein, whose amino-acid sequence MFRKLFCAVLVCAAAGFAENTNVFLGEKITVSADKPVRNLLTTPAAESVALEIATSTVDSEDIKNQDAATWSDALKFAPGVLTETRGRKNKSFVSFRGQIYPYPDFAMNGIWQRESRDMTYTLPASQIGSIEIVRSSGTLLMGLADIVGVINVLPKKYDKPTTMIEGEIGTFNTWRTGIANGNTTSNGWYTVGATANGTDGPGGRNAAEQAQTVYGYGGVQANDQLYLEGQFIAMQGSRELMTPEPDGPAQTTLKTRLEKYDPFHAYSAGGKAVFKESPKASTELSGYYTSRSYNFINLTTPAQNALERDYEYGAQLMQALELTEANTLRFGGVYNRWVCPNGKDFYVGAPQDVETGAAVLTDEHRFDKLTLDAGVRVMRNYYNQFSGASYDISGVSRDFPTVENQWGDPLLTGTLGAKYKITDEVSLYNHLAAGQRAKEPGALKKDGTDLADEMRVMYDAGVQIESKDKGMVKLGGFYVMRKDAVTKTGSAATNTITGDTFYFSDNQDVKQYGLEFETRSAPIGGIATLFFSATAMDSQLKPIGSSDYVDYREIPNWILSGGTYMQYGPFDFSLVGKYVSSFENNRFAQDKQYHPLGDFLDLNATAGYSFGAKRNTRIYVSVQNLLDQEYSTVVGYDNPGAQFRFGVQHEF is encoded by the coding sequence ATGTTCAGAAAACTGTTTTGTGCTGTGCTGGTCTGTGCCGCTGCCGGATTCGCTGAAAACACCAATGTTTTCTTGGGTGAAAAAATAACGGTTTCCGCCGACAAACCGGTTCGTAATCTGCTCACAACCCCGGCGGCGGAATCCGTCGCGCTGGAAATTGCGACATCAACTGTCGATAGCGAAGACATCAAAAATCAGGATGCCGCGACGTGGAGCGATGCGCTGAAATTCGCGCCGGGCGTGCTCACCGAAACCCGCGGACGCAAAAATAAAAGCTTCGTCTCGTTCCGCGGGCAGATTTATCCGTATCCCGACTTTGCTATGAACGGCATCTGGCAGCGTGAATCCCGCGATATGACCTACACCCTGCCCGCTTCGCAAATCGGCAGCATCGAAATCGTCCGCTCCAGTGGCACCCTGCTGATGGGTTTGGCCGACATTGTTGGTGTGATCAACGTTCTGCCGAAAAAATATGATAAGCCGACCACGATGATCGAAGGCGAGATCGGCACGTTCAACACCTGGCGTACCGGCATCGCAAACGGGAACACCACGAGCAACGGCTGGTACACCGTCGGCGCGACCGCCAACGGTACGGACGGCCCCGGCGGACGCAACGCCGCCGAGCAGGCCCAAACGGTTTACGGTTACGGCGGAGTGCAGGCCAACGATCAGCTTTATCTCGAAGGTCAGTTCATCGCCATGCAGGGCTCGCGCGAGCTGATGACACCGGAACCGGACGGCCCGGCGCAGACCACGCTCAAAACCCGGCTTGAAAAATATGATCCGTTCCATGCGTACTCAGCGGGCGGCAAAGCGGTTTTCAAAGAGTCACCCAAGGCTTCGACGGAACTTTCCGGTTACTATACCTCGCGCTCCTATAATTTCATCAACCTCACCACTCCCGCTCAGAATGCGCTGGAACGCGACTATGAATACGGCGCGCAACTGATGCAGGCGCTGGAACTGACGGAGGCCAATACGCTGCGCTTCGGCGGCGTCTATAACCGCTGGGTCTGCCCGAACGGAAAAGATTTTTATGTCGGCGCGCCGCAGGATGTTGAAACCGGCGCCGCTGTACTGACCGACGAACACCGGTTCGACAAGCTGACTCTGGACGCCGGAGTACGGGTCATGCGCAACTACTACAATCAGTTTTCCGGCGCCAGCTATGACATCAGCGGCGTCAGTCGGGATTTTCCAACCGTTGAAAACCAATGGGGCGATCCGCTACTGACCGGAACGCTCGGCGCGAAATATAAAATCACCGACGAGGTTTCGCTCTACAACCATCTGGCGGCAGGTCAGCGGGCCAAAGAACCCGGCGCATTGAAAAAAGACGGCACCGACCTCGCCGACGAAATGCGCGTGATGTACGACGCCGGTGTGCAGATTGAAAGCAAAGATAAAGGCATGGTCAAACTCGGCGGCTTTTATGTCATGCGGAAAGACGCCGTCACCAAAACGGGTTCGGCAGCAACGAATACGATAACCGGCGACACGTTCTATTTTTCCGACAATCAGGATGTCAAACAGTACGGTCTTGAGTTTGAAACCCGTTCCGCGCCGATCGGCGGCATCGCCACCCTCTTCTTCAGTGCCACGGCCATGGACTCGCAGCTGAAGCCGATCGGAAGTTCAGACTATGTGGACTATCGGGAAATTCCGAACTGGATTCTCAGCGGCGGAACCTACATGCAATACGGTCCGTTCGATTTCAGTCTGGTCGGTAAATATGTTTCGTCCTTCGAAAACAACCGGTTCGCGCAGGATAAACAGTACCATCCGCTGGGAGACTTTCTCGATCTGAACGCCACCGCCGGTTACAGCTTCGGAGCAAAGCGGAATACCCGCATCTACGTTTCCGTGCAAAATCTGCTGGATCAGGAATATTCCACCGTCGTCGGCTACGACAATCCCGGCGCGCAATTCCGCTTCGGCGTTCAACACGAATTTTAA
- a CDS encoding ABC transporter ATP-binding protein: MLKFENVTKVFNGPQGKVTALNDVSFTVNSGEVVAIRGPSGCGKSTLLLAAGTLLRPTQGSVSIDGNDPYSLSPNDRSALRSEKIGFVFQQFHLVPYLSVLDNVLLPSVVKKDSRSHDRAQELLARFGMGHRAHHVPAQLSIGERQRTALARALFNRPKLLLADEPTGNLDPENGGIVLNALKAFADEGGAVLLVTHDAAAADCATRTMQMTAGSFR, encoded by the coding sequence ATGCTGAAATTTGAAAATGTCACCAAAGTATTCAACGGGCCGCAGGGAAAAGTAACCGCGCTGAACGATGTATCGTTCACCGTCAACTCCGGTGAAGTGGTCGCCATCCGCGGGCCGAGCGGATGCGGCAAAAGCACGCTGTTGCTGGCTGCCGGAACGCTTTTGAGACCGACGCAAGGTTCGGTTTCCATTGACGGGAATGATCCGTATTCACTCTCTCCGAACGACCGCAGTGCACTGCGGTCGGAGAAGATCGGGTTTGTCTTTCAGCAGTTCCATCTCGTTCCGTACCTCAGCGTACTCGACAACGTTCTGCTTCCTTCCGTGGTGAAGAAGGATTCCAGAAGCCATGACCGGGCGCAGGAATTGTTGGCCCGTTTCGGGATGGGACACCGCGCACATCATGTTCCGGCCCAACTCAGCATTGGCGAACGCCAGCGCACCGCATTGGCCCGCGCATTGTTCAATCGGCCAAAACTTCTTTTAGCCGACGAGCCGACCGGTAATCTCGATCCGGAGAACGGCGGGATTGTTCTCAACGCGCTGAAGGCCTTCGCAGACGAAGGCGGGGCGGTGCTGCTGGTGACACACGATGCTGCCGCTGCAGACTGCGCCACTCGCACGATGCAGATGACCGCCGGATCATTCCGGTAA
- a CDS encoding FtsX-like permease family protein encodes MKLFTLIRRELFYRLRRTLAALLAVAIAAAALTAALTLLRLHDRAARTLLAEREKQTAEAGAVLRDEMRKATLKLSFNLLILPEQVDLKQWYIDQESRFTLPESYGDKLVKSGIVSVQHILPMLQKRIVWPETGRNMVLIGTRGEAADLYKNPRAPLIQPVPEGTIVIGYELHHSLGITSNQTVKLMGREFKIHRLHEARGSKDDITAWIHLKDAQELLDMKGQISSLLALECLCVGADALDQIRGEVTGILPGTQVVEMGTKVIARAEARIRAGEETTRQLAAEKEKQRQLQLQRQRFAALLVPLMLLLCGGWIGLLTFSDVRDRRGEIGMLRTIGFRTHSLLLLFIGKNLLVGLAGGALGYAAAALLCGARTAGMDGLSAADAASVWSVFNLLISMAGAVGLMMISGWIPALIAAQTDPADVLREE; translated from the coding sequence ATGAAACTCTTTACATTGATTCGCCGCGAACTGTTCTACCGCCTGCGCCGTACACTCGCCGCGCTTTTGGCCGTCGCCATCGCCGCCGCCGCGCTGACCGCCGCGCTGACGCTGCTGCGTCTGCACGACCGCGCCGCCCGCACTCTGCTGGCCGAGCGGGAAAAGCAGACCGCCGAAGCCGGAGCCGTCTTGCGCGATGAAATGCGCAAGGCCACGCTGAAACTCAGTTTTAATCTGCTGATTCTGCCGGAACAGGTTGATTTGAAGCAGTGGTACATTGATCAGGAGAGCCGCTTTACGCTGCCCGAATCGTACGGCGACAAGCTGGTCAAGTCCGGCATCGTCAGCGTTCAGCATATTCTGCCGATGCTTCAGAAGCGGATCGTCTGGCCGGAAACCGGACGCAATATGGTGCTGATCGGCACGCGCGGCGAAGCGGCCGACCTTTACAAAAATCCGCGCGCGCCGCTGATTCAGCCGGTGCCGGAAGGAACGATCGTTATCGGCTATGAACTGCACCATTCGCTCGGCATCACCAGCAACCAGACCGTTAAACTGATGGGCCGGGAATTTAAAATCCACCGCCTGCACGAAGCGCGCGGAAGCAAAGATGACATCACCGCCTGGATTCACCTGAAAGATGCGCAGGAACTGCTCGACATGAAGGGGCAGATTTCTTCGCTGCTGGCGCTGGAATGTCTCTGCGTCGGCGCGGATGCGCTGGATCAGATTCGCGGCGAAGTCACCGGTATTCTCCCCGGCACGCAGGTTGTCGAGATGGGCACCAAAGTGATTGCCCGAGCCGAAGCGCGGATTCGTGCCGGTGAGGAAACCACACGCCAGCTCGCTGCGGAAAAAGAAAAACAGCGCCAGCTTCAGCTTCAGCGCCAGCGGTTCGCCGCGCTTCTCGTTCCGCTTATGCTCCTGCTGTGCGGCGGCTGGATCGGTCTGCTCACCTTCAGCGATGTGCGCGATCGGCGCGGTGAAATCGGAATGCTGCGCACCATCGGCTTCCGTACTCATTCTCTTCTATTGCTGTTTATCGGCAAGAACCTGCTGGTCGGCCTTGCCGGCGGAGCGCTCGGCTATGCCGCCGCCGCACTGCTTTGCGGCGCGCGTACCGCCGGTATGGACGGACTTTCGGCAGCCGATGCCGCCTCCGTCTGGAGCGTATTCAATCTGCTGATTTCCATGGCCGGAGCCGTCGGACTGATGATGATTTCCGGCTGGATTCCGGCGCTCATCGCCGCACAAACCGATCCCGCTGATGTTTTGAGAGAGGAGTGA